One Symphalangus syndactylus isolate Jambi chromosome 20, NHGRI_mSymSyn1-v2.1_pri, whole genome shotgun sequence DNA segment encodes these proteins:
- the KRT28 gene encoding keratin, type I cytoskeletal 28, giving the protein MIFCSPGTLQFCIDKVNISQNTMSLRFSNGSRHVCLRSGAGSVRAPNGGAGFAGSSACGGSVAGSEFSCALGGGLGSVPGGSHAGGALGNAACIGFAGSEGGLLSGNEKVTMQNLNDRLASYLDNVRALEEANAELERKIKGWYEKYGPGSCRGLDHDYSRYHLTIEDLKNKIISSTTINANVILQIDNARLAADDFRLKYENELTLHQNVEADINGLRRVLDELTLCRTDQELQYESLSEEMTYLKKNHEEEMKALQCAAGGNVNVEMNAAPGVDLTVLLNNMRAEYEALAEQNRKDAEAWFNEKSASLQQQISHDAGAATSARNQLTEMRRTLQTLEIQLQSLMATKHSLECSLTETESNYCAQLAQIQAQIGALEEQLHQVRTETEGQKLEYEHLLDVKVHLEKEIETYCRLIDGDGNSCSKSKGFGSGSPGNSSKDLSKTTLVKTVVEEIDQRGKVLSSRIHSIEEKTSKMTNSKTEQRVPF; this is encoded by the exons ATGATATTCTGTTCTCCTGGGACGTTACAGTTTTGCATAGACAAGGTGAACATTTCTCAAAACACCATGTCTCTCCGATTTTCTAATGGATCCAGGCATGTTTGCTTAAGGTCTGGAGCTGGCTCTGTCAGAGCCCCAAATGGAGGTGCAGGCTTTGCAGGCAGCAGTGCATGTGGCGGCTCTGTTGCTGGAAGTGAATTTTCCTGTGCCTTGGGAGGGGGCTTGGGCAGTGTTCCTGGTGGGAGCCATGCTGGTGGTGCCCTTGGAAATGCTGCTTGTATTGGCTTTGCTGGAAGCGAAGGGGGACTCCTCTCTGGAAATGAGAAGGTGACCATGCAAAATCTTAATGACCGCTTGGCATCCTACCTGGATAACGTGCGAGCTCTGGAGGAGGCAAATGCTGaattagagagaaaaatcaaaggttGGTATGAAAAATATGGACCCGGATCTTGCCGTGGACTTGATCATGACTATAGCAGATATCACCTAACAATTGAGGATCTTAAGAATAAg ATTATCTCCTCCACTACTATTAATGCTAATGTCATTCTGCAGATTGATAATGCCAGACTGGCTGCTGATGATTTCAGGCTAAA GTATGAAAATGAGCTCACCCTTCACCAAAACGTAGAGGCCGACATCAACGGATTACGGCGAGTCCTGGACGAGCTGACGCTCTGCAGGACCGACCAGGAGCTGCAATATGAGTCTCTGAGTGAGGAGATGACTTATCTCAAGAAGAACCACGAAGAG GAGATGAAGGCTTTGCAGTGCGCGGCTGGGGGCAATGTGAACGTGGAGATGAACGCGGCCCCCGGGGTAGACCTCACGGTTTTGTTGAACAACATGCGAGCTGAGTACGAAGCCCTTGCAGAGCAGAACCGCAAGGACGCGGAGGCCTGGTTCAATGAGAAG AGCGCCTCGCTGCAGCAGCAGATCTCCCACGATGCAGGCGCAGCCACTTCCGCCCGGAACCAGCTCACCGAGATGAGGCGCACCCTGCAGACCCTGGAGATCCAGCTGCAGTCCCTGATGGCCACG AAACACTCCCTGGAGTGCTCCTTGACAGAGACCGAGAGCAACTACTGTGCACAGCTGGCGCAGATCCAGGCTCAGATTGGGGCCCTGGAGGAGCAGCTGCACCAGGTCAGAACCGAGACCGAGGGCCAGAAGCTGGAGTATGAGCATCTCCTCGATGTCAAGGTCCACttggaaaaagaaattgagacCTACTGCCGCCTGATAGATGGAGATGGAAA TTCATGCTCCAAATCAAAGGGCTTTGGATCAGGAAGCCCTGGGAATTCATCTAAAG ATTTATCCAAAACCACACTGGTAAAGACAGTGGTTGAAGAGATAGATCAACGTGGTAAAGTTCTTTCATCAAGGATTCACTCCATTGAAGAAAAGACATCTAAAATGACCAACAGCAAGACAGAACAAAGGGTTCCTTTCTAG